A single window of Aphidius gifuensis isolate YNYX2018 linkage group LG1, ASM1490517v1, whole genome shotgun sequence DNA harbors:
- the LOC122854568 gene encoding uncharacterized protein LOC122854568, with translation MRPCEVVGQNIETLKQTVYDNSNYCHVKPKFNVNDNVRISKYKHIFEKGYKPNWTNEIFTIIKMNKTAPVTYKLKDYQENPIQGCFYNEELQRVKHSDIYLIE, from the coding sequence ATGAGACCTTGCGAAGTTGTTGGACAAAATATAGAAACTTTAAAACAAACTGTATATGACAATTCAAATTATTGTCATGTAAAGCCGAAATTTAATGTCAATGACAATGTACGAATCAGCAAGTATAAACACATCTTTGAGAAAGGCTACAAACCAAACTggacaaatgaaatatttacaattataaaaatgaataaaactgCACCTGTAACATATAAACTTAAAGACTATCAAGAGAATCCAATACAAGGATGTTTTTATAATGAAGAATTACAGCGTGTCAAACATtctgacatttatttaattgaataa
- the LOC122854645 gene encoding uncharacterized protein LOC122854645, giving the protein MSEIKEDVVRELHTQACKNFLRRKVDIRDKDECWQADLVDMIEHAQVNSGWAIGLKSKTGKEVSAAMEKIFKQGRVCKNLHVDQGTEFYNAIFEKMLKKYNVHSYSTYTHSKASIIERFNKTIKNKIWFQFSLQGSLDKNG; this is encoded by the exons ATGAGTGAAATTAAAGAAGATGTTGTACGAGAGTTGCACACTCAAGCATGCAAAAATTTTCTGAGACGTAAAGTTGACATTCGTGACAAGGACGAATGTTGGCAGGCTGATCTTGTCGATATGATTGAGCATGCACAAGTAAATTCTGG CTGGGCAATTGGTCTCAAAAGTAAAACAGGAAAAGAAGTCTCTGCtgcaatggaaaaaatatttaaacaaggACGAGTTTGCAAAAATCTTCATGTTGATCAAGGAACAGAGTTTTATAATgcaattttcgaaaaaatgttaaaaaaatacaatgtccATTCGTATTCAACATATACACATTCAAAAGCATCAATCATTGAacgatttaataaaacaattaagaataaaatatgGTTTCAATTCAGTTTACAAGGTAGCTTGGATAAAAATGGATAG